In Grus americana isolate bGruAme1 chromosome 19, bGruAme1.mat, whole genome shotgun sequence, the following are encoded in one genomic region:
- the LOC129214935 gene encoding NADPH--cytochrome P450 reductase — protein sequence MGDASMEPTISPPDSTAQQDSLFSMMDVFLISLITGLLTYWFFFRKKKEEVPDLPKMQSVAAPVRDSSFIEKMKKTGRNIVVFYGSQTGTAEEFANRLSKDAHRYGLRGMAADPEEYDLSDLSRLSEIDKSLAVFCMATYGEGDPTDNAQDFYDWLQEADADLSGLRFAVFGLGNKTYEHFNAMGKYVDKRLEELGAQRIFELGLGDDDGNLEEDFITWREQFWPAVCEHFGVEATGEESSIRQYELVVHTDVNMNKVYTGEMGRLKSYENQKPPFDAKNPFLAQVTENRKLNEGGERHLMHLELDISNSKIRYESGDHVAVYPANDSSLVNQIGEILGTDLDTVMSLNNLDEESNKKHPFPCPTSYRTALTYYLDITNPPRTNVLYELAQYATDAGEQERLRKMASSAAEGKALYLSWVVEARRNILAILQDMPSLRPAIDHLCELLPRLQARYYSIASSSKVHPNAIHICAVTVEYETKTGRLNKGVATNWLKNKVPDENGSTSLVPMYVRKSQFRLPFKPSTPVIMIGPGTGIAPFIGFIQERAWLKQQGKEVGETVLYYGCRREREDYLYREELARFHQEGVLTQLNVAFSRDQAEKVYVQHLLKKNKENIWKLINEGNAHIYVCGDARNMARDVQNTFYEIVAEFGNMSQPQAVDYVKKLMTKGRYSLDVWS from the exons AGCAGCTCCAGTGAGAGACAGCAGCTTCATTGAGAAGATGAAGAAGACG ggGCGTAACATAGTGGTTTTCTATGGTTCCCAAACGGGTACAGCAGAGGAGTTTGCCAATCGCCTCTCCAAAGACGCTCATCGCTATGGCCTCCGGGGCATGGCAGCGGATCCAGAGGAGTATGACTTG TCGGACCTGAGTCGCCTGTCTGAGATCGACAAGTCCTTAGCTGTGTTCTGCATGGCCACCTACGGTGAGGGTGATCCCACGGACAATGCCCAAGACTTCTACGACTGGCTGCAGGAGGCTGACGCTGACTTGTCGGGGCTCCGATTTGCA GTCTTTGGGCTGGGAAACAAGACTTATGAGCACTTCAATGCCATGGGAAAGTATGTGGACAAGAGACTGGAGGAGCTTGGAGCCCAACGCATCTTTGAACTTGGGCTAGGAGATGACGATGGGAA CTTGGAAGAAGACTTCATCACCTGGAGAGAGCAGTTCTGGCCAGCAGTGTGTGAGCACTTTGGGGTGGAGGCTACAGGAGAAGAGTCCAG catCCGCCAGTATGAGCTGGTGGTGCACACGGATGTGAACATGAACAAAGTCTACACCGGTGAGATGGGTCGTCTCAAGAGCTATGAGAACCAGAAGCC GCCGTTCGATGCCAAGAACCCCTTCCTGGCCCAGGTTACAGAGAACCGCAAGCTGAATGAGGGTGGAGAGCGACACCTCATGCACCTGGAGCTGGATATCTCCAATTCCAAAATCAG GTACGAGTCTGGGGACCACGTGGCAGTGTACCCAGCCAACGACTCTTCTCTGGTGAATCAGATTGGTGAGATTCTGGGCACGGATCTGGACACAGTCATGTCCCTAAACAATTTGGACG aGGAATCCAATAAGAAAcatcccttcccctgccccacgTCCTACCGTACAGCTCTGACATACTACCTGGACATCACCAACCCACCCCGCACCAATGTCCTCTATGAGCTGGCCCAGTACGCCACGGACGCCGGCGAGCAGGAGCGCCTCCGCAAAATGGCATCGTCTGCTGCCGAGGGGAAG GCTCTCTACCTCAGCTGGGTGGTGGAGGCCCGGAGGAACATCCTGGCCATCCTGCAGGACATGCCCTCGCTGCGCCCTGCCATCGACCACTTGTGTGAGCTCCTGCCCCGCCTGCAGGCCCGCTACTACTCCATCGCCTCCTCCTCCAAG gtTCACCCCAACGCCATCCACATCTGTGCCGTGACGGTGGAGTACGAGACCAAGACGGGACGCCTGAACAAAGGCGTAGCCACCAACTGGCTCAAGAACAAAGTGCCAGACGAGAACGGGAGCACCTCCCTGGTGCCCATGTATGTCAGGAAGTCGCAGTTCCGCCTGCCCTTCAAACCCAGCACGCCCGTCATCATGATCGGACCAGGGACTGGCATTGCCCCCTTCATCGGCTTCATTCAGGAGCGGGCCTGGCTGAAGCAGCAAG GCAAAGAGGTGGGCGAGACGGTGCTCTACTACGGCTGCCGCCGTGAGCGTGAGGACTACCTGTACCGTGAGGAGCTGGCCCGCTTCCATCAGGAGGGAGTCCTCACCCAGCTCAACGTCGCTTTCTCCAGGGACCAGGCTGAGAAG GTTTACGTTCAGCACTTACTGAagaagaacaaggaaaacatCTGGAAGCTGATTAATGAGGGGAATGCTCATATCTACGTGTGCGG CGATGCTCGCAACATGGCCCGGGACGTGCAGAACACCTTCTACGAGATTGTGGCCGAGTTCGGGAACATGAGCCAGCCCCAGGCCGTGGACTATGTAAAGAAACTGATGACGAAGGGCCGGTACTCTTTGGATGTCTGGAGCTAA